In Microbulbifer sp. GL-2, the following are encoded in one genomic region:
- a CDS encoding branched-chain amino acid aminotransferase, with protein sequence MSIYIDPDVALSLRGYEMPERLGFGTAMAPVMFRAVCQDGCWSTGELIPYAPLSVDPAAKVLHYAQSCFEGMKAYRASQGIALFRPEKNAQRMAYSAKRLCMPPVPESLFLDGVRTVAAYCANLVPGNSGESLYLRPFLMGTQADLTVSASTSYEFYVIASPSEAYHSGNMRLWVEREDARAAVGGTGDAKVGGNYASSLLSIGRLKERGFDQSLWLNPSDRSSVDELSGMNFFAVIDGELHTPALNGSILEGITRFSLIELAKDLGYSVVESAIHIDELLEQVVSGTCSEAFACGTAAIISPISLIGDESGSYELSLAPGRVAQHLRLALLDIQEGRVADRFGWMHSIKPVSI encoded by the coding sequence GTGAGCATCTATATCGACCCTGACGTAGCTCTGAGCCTGCGTGGATATGAAATGCCTGAGAGGCTGGGTTTTGGGACGGCAATGGCGCCTGTGATGTTTCGTGCCGTCTGTCAGGATGGCTGCTGGAGTACTGGTGAGCTGATCCCCTATGCACCGCTGTCTGTCGACCCGGCTGCCAAGGTGCTGCATTATGCTCAGTCGTGCTTCGAGGGTATGAAGGCTTATCGAGCGTCACAGGGTATCGCCCTTTTCCGGCCGGAAAAGAATGCGCAGCGTATGGCTTATTCTGCCAAACGCCTGTGTATGCCCCCGGTACCCGAGTCCCTGTTCCTCGACGGTGTACGTACTGTTGCTGCTTACTGTGCGAACCTGGTGCCAGGAAATAGCGGTGAGTCTCTCTATCTGCGCCCCTTCCTGATGGGCACTCAGGCAGACTTGACGGTATCCGCCAGTACTTCTTATGAATTTTACGTTATCGCCAGCCCCTCAGAGGCTTACCACTCCGGTAACATGCGTCTTTGGGTGGAGCGGGAAGATGCCCGGGCCGCAGTTGGAGGTACAGGGGATGCCAAGGTGGGGGGCAATTACGCGAGTTCACTATTGAGTATTGGCCGCCTTAAAGAGCGTGGTTTTGATCAGTCCCTGTGGCTCAACCCCTCTGATCGCAGTAGCGTAGATGAACTGTCCGGCATGAATTTTTTTGCAGTGATTGATGGGGAACTGCACACTCCGGCGCTGAATGGCTCCATCCTCGAAGGGATTACCAGGTTCTCGCTGATCGAGCTGGCCAAGGATCTCGGGTACAGCGTGGTTGAAAGCGCGATCCATATTGATGAGCTGCTGGAGCAAGTAGTTTCCGGTACCTGTTCCGAGGCATTTGCCTGTGGTACAGCAGCGATAATTAGCCCTATTAGTTTGATTGGTGATGAAAGTGGCTCCTATGAGCTTTCCCTGGCGCCAGGCCGAGTGGCTCAGCACCTTCGCCTGGCACTCCTGGATATTCAGGAAGGGCGGGTGGCTGACCGTTTTGGCTGGATGCATAGCATTAAGCCTGTGAGTATCTGA
- a CDS encoding tetratricopeptide repeat protein has translation MTQIDTSNSLAIGLMFTATALLCNSANAAEGAPVSPDTKAPPQAFIEAASKPLKKNRRQLRPSEAVESYRERIEELEAQHGAYGAGIDEQLLGLATALQRAGAHKEAASEFRRAMLVNRVNEGLYSLNQIPMIERLVESQIALNQWEEANDNQQYLYWLYEKNYGEKDPRMLPVINNLSRWHLQSYVEEKGETLVEHLINATKLYTLAVDIITKNFGSSDLRLVDALRGLKATNYYLATYKGEPQAPIIVNTSFGGGGPNTHQRNKVDHYRMKSFNTGKKAITRIVDVYQRNPQSPPAASAKAKVELGDWYMMFNKWHSARQTYGEAYQALWDNGASNDEIEDIFGRPVALPALPILDSDSKALANSHITVSYDVTAFGKARNIKVLRSYPSGKVRVRSKVRNILKRAKFRPRFEDGEAVETRGIVQRFVFD, from the coding sequence GTGACACAGATAGATACCAGCAATTCCCTTGCTATCGGCTTGATGTTTACAGCCACAGCACTGCTGTGTAACAGCGCCAATGCAGCAGAAGGCGCACCTGTGAGCCCGGATACCAAAGCCCCTCCCCAGGCATTCATTGAAGCCGCCTCCAAACCCTTAAAGAAGAACCGACGACAACTTCGTCCATCTGAAGCGGTAGAGAGTTATCGCGAGCGTATTGAAGAGCTGGAGGCACAACACGGTGCCTATGGCGCGGGTATTGATGAACAACTACTTGGACTGGCAACAGCCCTGCAAAGAGCAGGCGCACACAAAGAGGCCGCCAGTGAATTCCGTCGCGCGATGTTGGTGAACCGGGTCAACGAGGGGCTCTACTCCCTCAATCAAATTCCGATGATTGAACGGTTGGTTGAAAGCCAGATTGCTCTGAACCAGTGGGAGGAAGCTAACGACAACCAGCAATACCTTTACTGGCTCTACGAAAAAAACTACGGTGAAAAAGATCCCCGTATGCTGCCTGTAATCAACAACTTGAGCCGCTGGCACCTGCAATCCTACGTTGAGGAAAAAGGTGAAACTCTTGTCGAACACCTGATTAACGCCACTAAGTTGTATACCTTGGCAGTAGATATTATCACCAAAAATTTTGGTTCCAGTGATCTGCGCCTGGTGGATGCTCTACGCGGTTTGAAGGCTACAAATTATTATTTGGCTACCTATAAAGGTGAGCCGCAGGCACCAATTATCGTTAACACCAGTTTTGGCGGTGGTGGTCCCAATACCCACCAGCGCAATAAAGTGGACCACTACCGGATGAAAAGTTTCAATACCGGTAAAAAGGCCATTACCCGCATTGTCGATGTCTACCAGAGAAACCCCCAATCCCCACCGGCGGCCTCAGCAAAAGCAAAAGTGGAACTGGGCGACTGGTACATGATGTTTAACAAATGGCACTCAGCTCGCCAGACATATGGCGAAGCCTACCAAGCTCTCTGGGATAACGGCGCCTCCAACGATGAAATCGAGGATATTTTTGGACGCCCCGTTGCCCTGCCGGCGCTGCCAATATTGGATTCCGACAGCAAAGCCCTGGCCAATTCCCATATTACAGTTTCATACGACGTCACAGCCTTCGGCAAAGCACGTAATATCAAGGTGTTAAGATCCTACCCCTCCGGTAAAGTGCGTGTCCGCTCCAAGGTTCGCAACATATTAAAACGCGCCAAATTCCGTCCACGCTTTGAGGATGGTGAAGCAGTGGAAACCCGCGGAATAGTACAGAGATTTGTCTTCGACTGA
- a CDS encoding lipopolysaccharide assembly protein LapB has product MQHRDNAKEDIAPIEPAEFTFGGEEAHSPKATNNRTNKPKKEKSYGPIIIGTVMLSGLVGVFWGLPQMVEKPQIRSVHTDPIAATGIHPPPVQASPYTDAEIMQQRRDVQKILQDILALKEELKERQVELWAFEDFYTAEDLALEADGLYRKRQFMPALEKYRESLQALETLRDSIPERIEIHLAEGTRALDKGERDSAEAAFKLALIISENHPRGLKGLERTDSLPVAWWKFTLGKNAYLNADLDLAKKSLKKSLSIDAQTSLAQELMAKVELEIIERDYQNAMSAGYASIADKSFEAAKKYFNQARKLKPKAKAPGIGLKQAQNGAEQAKIDELLSQARDQEQKEDWHKALRSYTTLVKKDASLVAAVTGKARATARAQLDDQIQDLLKDPLTLGDGKRNHFARKILIDARKLNTQTPRLTQQIEDLENALTQALIPLPVRFKSDRSTSVTIYHVGRLGNFDQREIALKPGRYTAVGTRDGYRDVRREFIVKPGKPVTEVVIQCAEKINGANNS; this is encoded by the coding sequence ATGCAGCACCGCGATAACGCCAAGGAAGATATAGCCCCAATTGAGCCCGCCGAGTTTACCTTTGGCGGTGAGGAAGCTCATTCCCCCAAGGCTACAAACAACCGTACAAACAAGCCTAAGAAAGAAAAGTCTTATGGGCCGATTATAATTGGCACTGTCATGCTAAGCGGTCTTGTCGGTGTATTCTGGGGGCTTCCGCAAATGGTAGAAAAACCTCAAATACGCAGTGTTCATACTGACCCAATTGCGGCCACCGGTATCCACCCCCCCCCTGTCCAGGCATCCCCCTATACCGATGCTGAAATTATGCAGCAACGCCGGGACGTACAAAAAATTCTGCAGGATATCCTTGCCCTCAAGGAAGAATTAAAGGAACGACAAGTAGAGCTGTGGGCATTTGAGGACTTCTATACAGCTGAGGATTTAGCACTTGAAGCTGACGGTCTCTACCGCAAACGCCAATTTATGCCTGCTCTGGAAAAATATCGCGAATCACTACAGGCACTTGAAACCCTGCGCGATAGTATCCCCGAGCGTATTGAAATACACCTTGCCGAAGGTACCAGGGCACTTGACAAAGGAGAGCGTGATTCGGCGGAGGCCGCATTCAAACTGGCTCTCATAATTTCAGAGAATCATCCCAGAGGGTTAAAGGGGCTGGAGCGCACTGATAGCCTTCCAGTAGCCTGGTGGAAATTTACTCTCGGAAAAAATGCGTACCTGAACGCAGACCTGGATCTCGCCAAAAAATCACTGAAAAAATCACTTTCTATAGACGCGCAAACCTCTCTTGCCCAAGAGTTAATGGCAAAAGTAGAGCTGGAAATTATCGAACGCGACTACCAGAATGCCATGTCAGCAGGTTATGCCTCTATCGCAGATAAAAGTTTTGAAGCTGCAAAAAAATATTTCAATCAAGCCCGTAAACTGAAACCCAAAGCCAAAGCCCCTGGTATCGGCTTGAAACAAGCCCAAAATGGTGCCGAACAGGCCAAAATTGATGAACTTCTCAGTCAAGCGAGAGATCAGGAACAAAAAGAGGACTGGCATAAAGCCCTACGCAGCTATACCACCCTGGTAAAAAAAGATGCCAGCTTGGTTGCTGCAGTAACGGGAAAAGCCCGCGCTACTGCCAGGGCCCAGCTGGATGATCAAATCCAGGACCTCCTGAAAGACCCCCTGACTCTAGGCGATGGAAAACGCAACCACTTTGCAAGGAAAATACTAATTGATGCACGTAAGCTCAACACGCAGACACCACGATTAACACAACAGATCGAAGACCTTGAGAATGCCCTGACCCAGGCATTAATCCCCCTTCCTGTACGTTTTAAGTCTGACCGCAGCACCAGTGTCACTATTTATCATGTGGGAAGGCTGGGCAATTTTGATCAGCGCGAAATTGCACTGAAACCCGGTCGTTATACTGCCGTTGGCACCCGAGATGGTTACCGAGATGTTCGGCGGGAGTTTATCGTCAAGCCCGGAAAACCAGTCACCGAAGTTGTCATCCAGTGTGCGGAGAAAATTAACGGCGCTAATAACAGCTAA